GCCAACTCAAGAACGGCCATAGCGTCAGCCAACCGACGGCCAACAACCAGATCCCCCAGATCACGCCGTGGACGATGTTCTTGGCCGTTTGTTCCCAATGCGTCGAGTTGACGTAACCGGACCCGAACGCTGCCAGCCCCGTCGCCAGCAGGAAGACCACGACCGGCCAGATCAGCCGCTTCCAGTGCGGGTGCCGATGGATGACGACCTGTTCACCGGCGGCCAGGGCGTTGTCGGGATAACTCATGGGGTGACATTAGCCCCGCAAATGCACGACGTCACCGGCGGAAACGACGACGGTCTCGCCCTTGCTCTCCAAGCACAGCCGGCCGTGGTCGTCGATCGCGCTGGCGATCCCGACGATCTCCTTGCCACCGGGCAGCGCAGCGCGCACCTTCGTTCCGAGGGTCAGGCTGCGCGCGCGGTAGTCGGCCGCCAACTGCCAATCGGCCCCGCGCGCGGCCTGCCACGCCACGATCCGGCCGCCGAGCTCGCGCAGCACCGACCCCACCAGCCGTTCCCGGTCGGGGGCGCGAACGCCGAGGTCGAACAGTGAGGTCGCGCCCGGCCCGTCGACCTCGTCAGGTGACTGAGTTACGTTGAGCCCCAAGCCAATTACCACGACCGGGCGTGCTACCTCGGCCAGAATTCCGGCCAGCTTCCCGGCGCGTTCGCCCCCGCCGGCCAGCACATCGTTGGGCCATTTCAGTCCCAGCGACACCCCGACTTCCTGCAGCAGCGGGGTCACCGCGTCGACCACCGCCACGCCGGTGGCCAAGGGCAGCCAGCCCCAGCCGGTCACCGGGACGTCGACGACACTGACCGCGACCGACATGGTGATCTGTGCCCGCGGCGAAGCCGACCAGCCGCGGCCGTGCCGGCCGCGGCCCGCCGTCTGGTGCTCGGCGATGAGGACCGCTCCCGCGATGTCGGTGCCGCTGGCCGCGCGGGCCAGCAAATCGGCGTTGGTGGAGCCGGTCTGCTCGACGACATCGAGCCGCCGCCACCCCAATCCGGTCCCGATCAACTCGGCGCGCAAGGCGGCGGCGTTCAACGGAATGCGGAATTGATCGCGGTCGGTCACCGGGCCCAGCCTAGAACGCCGGTAGCATCATCCGTGACGGTCGCACATGTCCAGCACAGCCAGGTGGCTGAACAACATGCTGGTCCCGATCGGGTTGCCGCCCCCGGGGTAAGCGGTCCCACTGGGCGCGGCCATCGTGTTGCCCGCCGCATACAGGCCGGCAATGGGGTGCCCCGAGCTGTCCAGGACCCGCGCCGCGGTGTCGGTCCGCAGGCCGCCCTTGGTACCCAGATCGGAGAGGCCGAACGCGGCGGCGTGATACGGCGGGCGGTCGAGGGGGACCAGGGGCGAGGCGCCGCCGGAGAACGCGCGGTCGAAGGCCTCGTCGCCCCTGCCGAAGTCGTCGTCGACGCCGGCGGCCGCGAACTCGTTGAACCGGGCCACCGTTGCCGCCAGCTGCCCGGCCCCGACGCCGATCTTGGCGGCCAGTTCCGCCAGCGTGTCCGCGGAGTGCCACAGGCCGGCCGCCACATACTTCTCGGTTTCGACGATGCTGACGTTGGGCGCCTTGACCGGCGGCACCTCGCCCTCTTTGTCGTCGTAAATCAACCAGTACGGCAACGTGAGTGAGCCGCCCTGCAGTTGCCTGATGATCTCCCGGCCGGCCCGGTCGTAGGCCTGCGACTCGTTGACGAACCGGTTGCCGTCCTGGTTGACGAAAATGCCGCCGGTGAACCACAGCGCAAACGCCGAGCGACCGTCGGGATGCGTCATGCCCGGTGACCACCAGGCCTGATCCAGCAGATCGGTGTCGGCACCCACGGCGATGCCGGCCTGCAGTGCCAGGCCGCGACTGCCCGGCCCGCCCATGGTGTCTCGCGCGTCGCCGGGCACCCCATAGCGGCGGCGCAGGTCGTCGTTGGCTTCGAAGCCGCCGGCCGCCAGCAGCACGCCCCGACGGGTACGGATGGCCCGACGTTTCCCCTCGGCCTCCACAATCGCGCCGGTGACCCGCCTTTCCGGCTCATCCGACAGCACCAGCTCGACCAGGGCGGTGTCTCGCTGCAGCGACGCGTTCGGGTACTGGCCGACGGCCTTGAGGAATCGAGCGATCAGGGCGCGGCCACCGAGAAAGTAGTCCGCGGGCGTCGGCGCGCCGAGTCGATCGGTGTCCAACGGTCCCCGGATTTGGTCACGCAATTCCGGCGCGGCCGCCACCGCCAGCGGCTTGGCGGCGATGTGGCGCTGACCGTCCAGACGCGCCTTGGGCGCCTTCCCGTAGTAGTCGGGCCAGGGCAGCGGCACGAATTTCAGCCGCGAGTCCTGCTCGAGGTATTCGATCAGTGCCGCGCCGCGCCGGACATAGGTTTCCTGCAGGTCGCGGGGCGTGCGATCACCGACCACGGCGTGGTAGTAGGTCAGCGCGTCCTCGATGGTGTCCTCGACACCGCCCCAGTTACCGGCCCGGACCAACACCGGGTTGCACGGAAACCACACTCCACCGCCGCCCGAATACGCGGTGGTTCCACCAAACTTGTTTGTGGCCTCGACCAGCAGCACGTCCAGACCCTCACGCGCCGCGGTGTAAGCCCCGGTAACCCCGCCGCCGCCCGAGCCCGCCACGAGGACGTCACACTCGTGCGCCCAGTCGGCAATTCCCACCGGGCGGGCGTCCATCAGCGGAGACTACCGCGCCGCTAAGCTCGACTCCCATGACAAGCGTTACCGACTCCTCGGCTCATACCGCGGAGCCCGCAGCTGAGCACACCATCGACATCCACACCACCGCAGGCAAGCTGGCCGAGTTGCACCGGCGCCGCGAAGAGTCGCTGCACCCGGTCGGCGAGGAGGCCGTCGAGAAGGTGCACGCCAAGGGGAAGCTGACCGCTCGCGAGCGCATCCTCGCCCTGCTCGATGAGGACTCGTTCGTCGAGCTCGACGCGCTGGCCAGGCACCGCAGTAAAAACTTCGGCCTGGAAAACAACCGCCCCCTCGGCGACGGCGTGATCACCGGCTACGGCACCATCGACGGACGCGACGTCTGCATCTTCAGCCAGGACGCCACGGTGTTCGGCGGCAGCCTTGGCGAGGTCTACGGCGAGAAGATTGTCAAAGTCCAGGACCTGGCCATCAAGACCGGCCGCCCGCTGATCGGCATCAACGACGGCGCCGGCGCGCGCATCCAGGAGGGTGTGGTCTCGCTCGGCCTGTACAGCCGCATCTTCCGCAACAACATCCTGGCCTCCGGCGTCATCCCGCAGATCTCGCTGATCATGGGGGCCGCGGCCGGCGGGCACGTCTACTCGCCCGCCCTGACCGACTTCGTCGTCATGGTCGACCAGACCAGCCAGATGTTCATCACCGGACCCGACGTCATCAAGACGGTCACCGGCGAGGACGTCACCATGGAGGAACTCGGCGGCGCGCACACCCACATGGCCAAGTCGGGCACGCTGCACTATGTCGCCTCCGGTGAGCAGGACGCGTTCGAGTGGGTCCGCGATCTGCTCAGCTACCTGCCGCCCAACAACTTCACCGACCCGCCGCGCTACGCCGTTCCGATTCCGGAGGGTCCGATCGAGGACAACCTCACCGAGGAGGACCTCGAGCTGGACACGCTGATCCCGGACTCGCCGAACCAGCCCTACGACATGCACGAGGTGATCACCCGGATCCTCGACGACGACGAGTTCCTGGAAATCCAGGGCGGTTACGCGCAGAACATCGTCGTCGGATTCGGGCGCATCGACGGCCGCCCAGTGGGCATCGTGGCCAACCAGCCCACCCAGTTCGCCGGCTGCCTGGACATCAATGCCTCGGAGAAGGCCGCCCGGTTCGTGCGCACCTGCGACTGCTTCAACATTCCGATCATCATGCTGGTCGACGTCCCGGGCTTCCTGCCGGGCACCGGCCAGGAGTACAACGGCATCATCCGACGCGGGGCGAAGTTGCTGTACGCATACGGCGAGGCCACCGTCCCCAAGATCACGGTTATCACTCGCAAGGCCTACGGCGGCGCCTACTGCGTGATGGGTTCCAAGGACATGGGCTGCGACGTCAACCTGGCCTGGCCGACCGCGCAGATCGCGGTGATGGGCGCCTCCGGCGCCGTCGGCTTCGTCTATCGCCAACAGCTCAAGCAGGCCGCAGCCGAAGGTAAGGACGTCGACGCGCTGCGGTTGCAGTTGCAGCAGGAGTACGAGGACACGCTGGTGAATCCCTACGTCGCCGCCGAGCGCGGATACGTGGACTCCGTCATCCCGCCCTCGCACACGCGCGGCTACATCGCCACGGCGCTGCGGCTGATGGAACGCAAGATCTCCCACCTGCCACCGAAGAAGCACGGGAACATTCCGCTATGAGCCAGACCAACGGTTCGGCCCCGGCGAACGACGAGCCCGCCGCCGGCCAACCGCACGAGCCGCACATTCAGATCCTGCGGGGCGATCCCACCGACGCGGAGCTGGCCGCGCTGATGACGGTGTTGGGCAGCGTCGGGGGCACGCCCGCGCAGCCGCCGTCCGAGAGCACCCGCTGGGGGCTTCCGGTCGACAGGCTGCGCTACGCAATCAGCAATTATCAGCGAATCACCCTGCAGGAACGCGTACACATGCGGCGATGACCCGCGTCGTGCTCGGGTCGGCCTCCACCGGCCGTCGGAAAGTCTTGCGCCAGGCCGGGATTGAGCCACTTGTCGTCGTCTCCGGCGTCGACGAAGAACGCCTCATCGCCGACCTTTCGCCAAAATCGGGCCCCGGCGAGGTGGTGTGCGCGCTAGCCCGGGCCAAGGCCGAACAAGTCGCCGCCGAACTCGATCGCGGCGTCGCAGCGGATTGTGTTGTCATCGGCTGTGATTCGATGCTCTACCTCGACGGCCAGCTCTGCGGCAAACCGGAATCAACCGCCGCGGCGCGCGACCTGTGGGAGTCGATGGCCGGGCGGTCCGGAGAACTGTATACCGGGCATTGCGTAATTCGGTTGCAGGACAACGCGATTACCGACTCAGCAGTGCAAAATTCAGTCACCACAGTGCATTTCGGGATGCCGCTACGCGAAGACCTGGAGGCCTACCTGGCCGACGGCGAGTCGTTGCGAGTCGCCGGCGGGTTCACCCTGGACGGCCTGGGCGGATGGTTCATCGACGGCGTCGAGGGCGACCCGTCGGCCGTGATCGGACTCGGACTGCCCCTGACCCGCGCACTGCTGCGCCGCGTGGGCCTGTCGATCGCGGCCCTGTGGGCCGACAACCGCCCGGCCCGCTAAACCCGGCCAGGGCTGCGCCCGCAAGCCTGACGGTAGGCTTTGACCCGTGCCGCTTCCCCCCGACCCCAGCGCAACCCTGACGCAGTATGCCCACCCCGAACGGCTTGTCACCGCCGACTGGCTCTCCGGCCACATGGGCTCACCCGGCCTGGCCATCGTCGAATCCGACGAAGACGTCCTGCTCTACGACGTCGGCCACATCCCCGGCGCTGTCAAGATCGACTGGCATACCGACCTCAACGATCCGCGGGTCCGTGACTACATCACCGGGGAGCAATTCGCCGAACTGATGGACCGCAAAGGCATCTCGCGCGACGACACCGTGGTGATCTACGGCGACAAGAGCAACTGGTGGGCGGCCTACGCGCTGTGGGTCTTCACGTTGTTCGGCCACCCCGACGTGCGGCTGCTCAACGGAGGGCGCGACCTCTGGCTGTCGGAGCGGCGCGACACCAGCCTGGAGGTGCCGACGAAAACTTCCACCGGCTACCCCGTCGTCGTACGCAACGACGCACCCATCCGCGCCTTCAAGGACGACGTGCTAGGCATCCTGGGCAGCGAGCCGCTGATCGACGTCCGCTCCCCCGACGAGTACACCGGCAAGCGCACACACATGCCCGACTACCCCGAAGAGGGAGCGCTGCGCGCCGGCCACATCCCCACCGCCCAATCGATCCCGTGGGGCAAAGCGGTCGACGAGAGCGGACGGTTTCGCAGTCGCGAGGAGCTCGAGGAAATCTACGGCTTCCTCCAATCGGACGACAACCCGGTGGTCTACTGCCGCATCGGCGAACGTTCCAGCCACACCTGGTTCGTCCTCACCTACTTGCTGGGCAAAGCCGGCGTCCGCAACTACGACGGATCCTGGACCGAGTGGGGCAACACAGTGCGGGTGCCCATCGTCGCGGGCGAGAGCCCGGGAGCCGTCCCGGTCTGATGAGCCTGCCCGCGCCGCTGGCCGAGGTGGTGTCGGACTTCGCCGAAGTTCAGGGCCAGGACAAGCTGAAGCTGCTGCTGGAGTTCGCCGACGAGCTGCCGGAGCTGCCCGACGACCTGGCCGAAGCGGCGATGGAGCCCGTCCCCGAATGCCAGTCACCACTGTTCCTGCACGTCGACGCGGCCGACCCGAATCGGGTGCGGTTGTACTTCAGCGCTCCCGCCGAGGCGCCCACCACCCGCGGATTCGCGTCGATCCTGGCCGCCGGCCTCGACGAACAACCCGCCGCCGACATCCTGGCCGTGCCCGAGGACTTCTACACCGAGTTGGGGCTGGCCGCGTTGATCAGCCCGCTGCGGCTGCGTGGCATGTCGGCGATGCTGGCCCGCATCAAACGGCACCTGCGAGCTACCACGGAGTAATGCCCAAAACCCGGCACCGCCTCATCGGCCCGGCGGCGCGGCGCTTAGACTTCCCCGAAAATCGTTGTAAGAAATTCTCTTAGAGACGCACGCAGATCAATCTCTGCTAGATAGGCGCAAACAGGAGGCGCAGTGGCCAGTCACGCCAGCTCAAGGATCTCCAAGGTGCTCGTCGCCAACCGCGGCGAAATTGCTGTCCGGGTGATCCGCGCGGCCCGCGATGCGGGTCTGTCCAGCGTGGCGGTGTATGCCGAACCCGACGCCGACGCGCCGCACGTGCGGCTGGCCGACGAAGCGTTCGCCCTGGGGGGCCAGACGTCCGCGGAGTCCTACCTGGACTTCGGCAAGCTGCTCGACGCCGCGGCGAAATCGGGGGCTAACGCCGTCCACCCCGGGTACGGGTTCCTGTCGGAGAACGCCGACTTCGCCCAGGCGGTCCTCGACGCCGGCTTGATCTGGATCGGGCCCAGTCCGCAGTCCATCCGCGATCT
This Mycobacterium simiae DNA region includes the following protein-coding sequences:
- a CDS encoding sulfurtransferase, whose amino-acid sequence is MPLPPDPSATLTQYAHPERLVTADWLSGHMGSPGLAIVESDEDVLLYDVGHIPGAVKIDWHTDLNDPRVRDYITGEQFAELMDRKGISRDDTVVIYGDKSNWWAAYALWVFTLFGHPDVRLLNGGRDLWLSERRDTSLEVPTKTSTGYPVVVRNDAPIRAFKDDVLGILGSEPLIDVRSPDEYTGKRTHMPDYPEEGALRAGHIPTAQSIPWGKAVDESGRFRSREELEEIYGFLQSDDNPVVYCRIGERSSHTWFVLTYLLGKAGVRNYDGSWTEWGNTVRVPIVAGESPGAVPV
- a CDS encoding FAD-binding protein, translating into MDARPVGIADWAHECDVLVAGSGGGGVTGAYTAAREGLDVLLVEATNKFGGTTAYSGGGGVWFPCNPVLVRAGNWGGVEDTIEDALTYYHAVVGDRTPRDLQETYVRRGAALIEYLEQDSRLKFVPLPWPDYYGKAPKARLDGQRHIAAKPLAVAAAPELRDQIRGPLDTDRLGAPTPADYFLGGRALIARFLKAVGQYPNASLQRDTALVELVLSDEPERRVTGAIVEAEGKRRAIRTRRGVLLAAGGFEANDDLRRRYGVPGDARDTMGGPGSRGLALQAGIAVGADTDLLDQAWWSPGMTHPDGRSAFALWFTGGIFVNQDGNRFVNESQAYDRAGREIIRQLQGGSLTLPYWLIYDDKEGEVPPVKAPNVSIVETEKYVAAGLWHSADTLAELAAKIGVGAGQLAATVARFNEFAAAGVDDDFGRGDEAFDRAFSGGASPLVPLDRPPYHAAAFGLSDLGTKGGLRTDTAARVLDSSGHPIAGLYAAGNTMAAPSGTAYPGGGNPIGTSMLFSHLAVLDMCDRHG
- a CDS encoding Maf family protein, giving the protein MTRVVLGSASTGRRKVLRQAGIEPLVVVSGVDEERLIADLSPKSGPGEVVCALARAKAEQVAAELDRGVAADCVVIGCDSMLYLDGQLCGKPESTAAARDLWESMAGRSGELYTGHCVIRLQDNAITDSAVQNSVTTVHFGMPLREDLEAYLADGESLRVAGGFTLDGLGGWFIDGVEGDPSAVIGLGLPLTRALLRRVGLSIAALWADNRPAR
- a CDS encoding acyl-CoA carboxylase subunit beta: MTSVTDSSAHTAEPAAEHTIDIHTTAGKLAELHRRREESLHPVGEEAVEKVHAKGKLTARERILALLDEDSFVELDALARHRSKNFGLENNRPLGDGVITGYGTIDGRDVCIFSQDATVFGGSLGEVYGEKIVKVQDLAIKTGRPLIGINDGAGARIQEGVVSLGLYSRIFRNNILASGVIPQISLIMGAAAGGHVYSPALTDFVVMVDQTSQMFITGPDVIKTVTGEDVTMEELGGAHTHMAKSGTLHYVASGEQDAFEWVRDLLSYLPPNNFTDPPRYAVPIPEGPIEDNLTEEDLELDTLIPDSPNQPYDMHEVITRILDDDEFLEIQGGYAQNIVVGFGRIDGRPVGIVANQPTQFAGCLDINASEKAARFVRTCDCFNIPIIMLVDVPGFLPGTGQEYNGIIRRGAKLLYAYGEATVPKITVITRKAYGGAYCVMGSKDMGCDVNLAWPTAQIAVMGASGAVGFVYRQQLKQAAAEGKDVDALRLQLQQEYEDTLVNPYVAAERGYVDSVIPPSHTRGYIATALRLMERKISHLPPKKHGNIPL
- a CDS encoding acyl-CoA carboxylase subunit epsilon, producing MSQTNGSAPANDEPAAGQPHEPHIQILRGDPTDAELAALMTVLGSVGGTPAQPPSESTRWGLPVDRLRYAISNYQRITLQERVHMRR
- a CDS encoding SufE family protein; protein product: MSLPAPLAEVVSDFAEVQGQDKLKLLLEFADELPELPDDLAEAAMEPVPECQSPLFLHVDAADPNRVRLYFSAPAEAPTTRGFASILAAGLDEQPAADILAVPEDFYTELGLAALISPLRLRGMSAMLARIKRHLRATTE
- a CDS encoding biotin--[acetyl-CoA-carboxylase] ligase, which produces MTDRDQFRIPLNAAALRAELIGTGLGWRRLDVVEQTGSTNADLLARAASGTDIAGAVLIAEHQTAGRGRHGRGWSASPRAQITMSVAVSVVDVPVTGWGWLPLATGVAVVDAVTPLLQEVGVSLGLKWPNDVLAGGGERAGKLAGILAEVARPVVVIGLGLNVTQSPDEVDGPGATSLFDLGVRAPDRERLVGSVLRELGGRIVAWQAARGADWQLAADYRARSLTLGTKVRAALPGGKEIVGIASAIDDHGRLCLESKGETVVVSAGDVVHLRG